In one window of Janthinobacterium sp. 1_2014MBL_MicDiv DNA:
- a CDS encoding DUF427 domain-containing protein gives MPTASWNGAVIAQTADAQVQVVENNVYFPLSSVRQDYLRPSSHTTVCPWKGTASYYDVVVDGAVNANAAWYYPQPKDAARQIAGHVAFWRGISVER, from the coding sequence ATGCCAACAGCCAGCTGGAATGGCGCCGTCATCGCGCAAACTGCCGATGCGCAGGTGCAAGTCGTTGAAAACAATGTGTATTTTCCCTTGTCGTCGGTGAGGCAGGACTACCTGCGCCCGAGCAGCCACACGACGGTCTGCCCGTGGAAGGGCACGGCCAGCTATTACGACGTCGTCGTCGATGGTGCCGTCAATGCCAACGCGGCCTGGTACTACCCCCAGCCCAAGGACGCCGCCCGGCAGATTGCCGGCCACGTGGCCTTCTGGCGCGGCATAAGCGTCGAGCGCTGA
- a CDS encoding NAD-dependent epimerase/dehydratase family protein: MRRILVTGATGGLGRNAVRTLLAQGVEVRATGRNVAVGRELERMGAQFVALDLAQATPRQVDELVRGMDTVWHCAALSSPWGAERDFIAANVTATGQLLRAAASLHVARFVHISTPAIYFDYRNRYEVPETFRPDAFVNAYARSKAMAEKLVQDCVDRHRGMTCVILRPRAIFGPHDQVLIPRLARVLRERGGKLPLPNGGAATIDVTYVDNVVHAMWLATVHKTIASGAAFNITNGEPARLCDILHSLFRDQLQQPFQIVSMPYRVLALLARLMQFASRFTRREPALTPYSIGALSFDMTLDNAKARKVLGYRPIVSLQEGIALTAQWMRQEAAAHKVGKERNG, translated from the coding sequence ATGAGGCGGATTCTGGTCACGGGGGCGACGGGCGGCTTGGGGCGCAATGCCGTGCGCACCTTGCTGGCGCAGGGCGTGGAAGTGCGCGCCACCGGCCGCAACGTGGCCGTGGGGCGCGAACTCGAACGCATGGGCGCGCAATTCGTGGCGCTGGACCTGGCGCAGGCCACGCCGCGCCAGGTCGATGAACTGGTGCGCGGCATGGACACCGTCTGGCACTGCGCCGCGCTGTCCTCGCCGTGGGGTGCCGAGCGCGATTTCATCGCCGCCAACGTGACGGCCACGGGCCAGCTGCTGCGCGCGGCCGCCAGCCTGCACGTGGCGCGCTTCGTGCACATCTCCACGCCGGCCATCTATTTCGATTACCGCAACCGCTACGAGGTGCCGGAAACCTTCCGTCCCGATGCCTTTGTCAACGCCTATGCGCGCAGCAAGGCGATGGCGGAAAAGCTGGTGCAGGATTGCGTCGACCGCCACCGCGGCATGACGTGCGTGATCCTGCGCCCACGCGCCATCTTCGGCCCGCACGACCAGGTGCTGATCCCGCGCCTGGCGCGCGTGCTGCGGGAGCGCGGCGGCAAGCTGCCGCTGCCCAACGGCGGCGCGGCCACCATCGACGTCACCTATGTCGACAATGTCGTCCATGCGATGTGGCTGGCCACCGTGCACAAGACCATCGCGTCGGGCGCCGCCTTCAACATCACGAATGGCGAGCCGGCGCGCCTGTGCGACATCCTGCACAGCCTGTTCCGCGATCAACTGCAGCAGCCGTTCCAGATCGTCAGCATGCCGTACCGCGTGCTGGCACTGCTGGCTCGCCTGATGCAGTTCGCCTCGCGTTTTACGCGCCGCGAACCGGCCCTCACGCCCTACAGCATCGGCGCGCTCAGCTTCGACATGACGCTCGATAACGCCAAGGCGCGCAAGGTGCTCGGTTACCGTCCCATCGTCAGCCTGCAGGAAGGCATCGCCCTGACGGCGCAGTGGATGCGCCAGGAAGCGGCGGCGCACAAGGTGGGCAAGGAGCGCAATGGCTAG
- a CDS encoding 3-oxoacyl-[acyl-carrier-protein] synthase III C-terminal domain-containing protein codes for MIPVRLIATGKAVPSHSVTSDSLDLKLGHPPGYTLRKSGVLSRFVAAPDESQSQLGAAALLDALKNASLRPADIDLLICACGVPEQALPNTACFIAEHAGLPPGTQSFDVNASCLSFMAAFRVAASMLAGGAYRRIAIVSSDLASRGVDWSEPEASMIFGDGAAAVIVERGDGSAGIRAYKMGTYPEGRRYCEIRGGGTERNPRNGCEPGDYLFRMDGKAVFRLAVKVMPDFLTALMAESGAGLERVDVVVPHQASPLGLAHAARILDVPDAKIIKIFETHGNQVAASLPTALHEAVMTGRAVAGQRLLMMGTAAGLTIGGMIVDL; via the coding sequence ATGATTCCAGTTCGCCTGATCGCGACGGGCAAAGCCGTCCCGTCGCATAGCGTGACTTCCGATAGCCTGGACTTGAAACTGGGCCACCCGCCCGGCTATACCCTGCGCAAGAGCGGCGTGCTGTCGCGCTTTGTGGCCGCGCCCGATGAATCGCAAAGCCAGCTGGGCGCCGCCGCCCTGCTCGACGCGCTGAAGAACGCCAGCCTGCGCCCGGCCGACATCGACTTGCTGATCTGCGCCTGCGGCGTGCCCGAGCAGGCATTGCCGAACACGGCCTGCTTCATCGCGGAACATGCCGGCTTGCCGCCAGGCACGCAAAGCTTCGACGTCAACGCCAGCTGCCTCAGTTTCATGGCCGCCTTCCGCGTGGCCGCGTCCATGCTGGCCGGCGGCGCCTACCGGCGCATCGCCATCGTCTCGTCCGACCTGGCGTCGCGCGGCGTCGACTGGAGCGAGCCGGAAGCGTCGATGATCTTTGGCGACGGCGCGGCGGCCGTCATCGTCGAACGGGGCGACGGCAGCGCCGGCATCCGCGCCTACAAGATGGGCACGTATCCGGAAGGGCGGCGCTACTGCGAAATCCGCGGCGGCGGTACCGAGCGCAATCCGCGCAACGGCTGCGAGCCGGGCGACTACCTGTTCCGCATGGATGGCAAGGCCGTGTTCCGCCTGGCCGTCAAGGTGATGCCGGATTTCCTGACGGCATTAATGGCCGAGTCGGGCGCGGGACTGGAACGGGTCGACGTGGTCGTGCCGCACCAGGCCAGCCCGCTGGGACTCGCGCATGCGGCGCGCATCCTCGACGTTCCCGATGCTAAAATCATCAAGATCTTTGAAACGCATGGCAACCAGGTTGCCGCATCGCTGCCCACGGCCCTGCACGAGGCGGTGATGACGGGGCGGGCCGTGGCAGGCCAGCGTTTGCTGATGATGGGCACGGCCGCCGGCCTGACCATTGGCGGCATGATCGTCGATTTATAA
- the plsY gene encoding glycerol-3-phosphate 1-O-acyltransferase PlsY produces the protein MNPVITTVAMTVAAYLLGSISFAVVMSKVYGIADPRTYGSKNPGATNVLRSGNKGAAVMTLLGDGAKGWLAVFLADHFAGALGVGDTAVALVAIAVFLGHLWPVFFRFVGGKGVATALGVLLGIHPWLGLATLATWLIIAYAFRYSSLAALVAALFAPFYYGLLFGVDPILLAVVIMSVLLAYRHSQNIANLLAGKESKIGGKKDAAKAAGKKK, from the coding sequence ATGAATCCAGTAATCACAACCGTGGCAATGACAGTGGCCGCTTACTTGCTCGGCTCGATATCGTTTGCCGTGGTGATGAGCAAGGTCTACGGCATTGCCGATCCGCGCACCTATGGCTCGAAGAATCCGGGCGCCACCAACGTGCTGCGCAGCGGCAACAAGGGCGCCGCCGTCATGACCTTGCTGGGCGATGGCGCCAAGGGCTGGCTGGCCGTCTTCCTGGCCGACCATTTTGCCGGTGCGCTGGGCGTGGGCGACACGGCCGTGGCGCTGGTGGCCATCGCCGTCTTCCTCGGCCACCTGTGGCCCGTCTTCTTCCGTTTCGTCGGCGGCAAGGGCGTGGCCACGGCCCTCGGCGTGTTGCTGGGCATTCATCCATGGCTGGGCCTGGCCACCTTGGCCACCTGGCTGATCATCGCCTATGCCTTCCGCTATTCCTCGCTGGCGGCGCTGGTGGCGGCCCTGTTCGCGCCGTTCTACTACGGCTTGCTGTTCGGCGTCGATCCCATCCTGCTGGCCGTCGTCATCATGAGCGTGCTGCTGGCCTACCGCCACAGCCAGAATATTGCCAACTTGCTCGCTGGCAAGGAAAGCAAGATCGGCGGCAAGAAGGACGCGGCCAAGGCCGCTGGCAAGAAGAAGTAA
- a CDS encoding GDYXXLXY domain-containing protein, producing MSSLNSKSADALDTLIADATRAGLLPPGATRPVQDVRPWPLVLMTAFGAWLAAIPLIAALGVGLESVVRHGPGAYVVAAIVLVVAVLLIRTRGVALFVEQLAVPCLLVGGGLLGYALFRDYSTQTASLLLCLACLLVAAALPRDWLRVLLGVVACGLLGLGVVDSQRDWIFENDPTQLYLAWMLALALWLGVHWLQKQAFNDGRGAPIAAFLESLSTGWVLAILLGLVFWSGMTFMLGGALGSGFASDVAREVGSHQAGAWYARALNGVSLVLAMAAAAWMGWRWPALRQLPAIGVALVLIVLAWFMPALGPVLLILAYCLASGRTRVAVAAGLAAAWVIGSFYYQLAWPLASKAALLAMAGAILCALSWLATRGKVLHLVESKPAAVVAKGRAVRLGTLAGLLLVLLVVNGGIWQKEQLIAKGDAIFVALEPVDPRSLMQGDYMRLNFVNLGVLSTLASVERAPGRPLVVARRDARGVAELLRPYTQEALAPDEFLLELTPKGGRWVLVSDAWFFKEGEAARWEKARFGEFRVMPDGRALLVGMRGPELEKL from the coding sequence ATGAGCAGCCTGAACAGCAAGAGCGCCGATGCGCTCGATACCCTGATCGCCGACGCCACGCGCGCCGGCCTGTTGCCGCCCGGCGCTACGCGGCCCGTGCAGGACGTGCGGCCGTGGCCGCTGGTGCTGATGACGGCGTTCGGCGCCTGGCTGGCCGCCATCCCCCTGATCGCGGCGCTCGGCGTGGGCCTGGAAAGCGTGGTGCGCCACGGTCCCGGCGCGTATGTCGTGGCCGCCATCGTGCTGGTGGTGGCCGTGCTGCTGATCCGCACGCGCGGCGTGGCCCTGTTTGTCGAGCAGCTGGCCGTGCCGTGCCTGCTGGTGGGCGGCGGCTTGCTCGGCTATGCGCTGTTCCGCGACTATTCGACGCAGACGGCGTCCTTGCTGCTGTGTCTGGCTTGCCTGCTGGTGGCCGCCGCCCTGCCGCGCGACTGGCTGCGCGTGCTGCTGGGCGTGGTCGCCTGCGGCTTGCTGGGGCTGGGCGTCGTCGACAGTCAGCGCGACTGGATTTTCGAGAATGACCCGACGCAGCTGTATCTGGCCTGGATGCTGGCCCTGGCACTATGGCTGGGCGTGCACTGGCTGCAGAAACAGGCGTTCAACGATGGCCGCGGCGCGCCCATCGCCGCTTTCCTGGAGTCGCTGTCGACGGGCTGGGTATTGGCAATCTTGCTGGGCCTGGTCTTCTGGTCCGGCATGACCTTCATGCTGGGCGGTGCCTTGGGCAGCGGCTTTGCCAGCGACGTGGCGCGCGAAGTGGGCAGCCACCAGGCCGGCGCCTGGTATGCGCGGGCCTTGAACGGCGTCTCGCTCGTGCTGGCCATGGCGGCGGCCGCGTGGATGGGCTGGCGCTGGCCGGCGCTGCGCCAGTTGCCGGCCATCGGCGTGGCGCTGGTGCTGATCGTGCTGGCGTGGTTCATGCCGGCCCTGGGCCCCGTCTTGCTGATCCTCGCGTATTGCCTGGCCAGCGGGCGCACGCGCGTGGCCGTGGCGGCGGGCTTGGCGGCCGCGTGGGTCATCGGCAGTTTTTATTACCAGCTGGCCTGGCCGCTGGCCAGCAAGGCGGCGCTGCTGGCCATGGCCGGCGCCATCCTGTGCGCGTTGTCGTGGCTGGCCACGCGCGGCAAGGTACTGCACCTGGTGGAAAGCAAGCCGGCGGCCGTCGTCGCCAAAGGCCGTGCCGTGCGCCTGGGTACCTTGGCGGGCCTGCTGCTGGTGCTGCTGGTGGTCAATGGCGGCATCTGGCAAAAAGAGCAGCTGATTGCCAAGGGGGACGCCATTTTCGTGGCGCTGGAACCGGTCGACCCCCGCTCGCTGATGCAGGGCGACTACATGCGCCTCAATTTCGTCAACCTCGGTGTCCTTTCCACGCTGGCCAGCGTGGAAAGGGCGCCGGGGCGACCGCTCGTGGTGGCCCGGCGCGATGCACGCGGCGTGGCCGAACTGCTGCGTCCCTACACCCAGGAGGCGCTGGCGCCCGATGAATTCCTGCTCGAGCTGACGCCGAAGGGCGGGCGCTGGGTGCTGGTCAGCGATGCCTGGTTTTTCAAGGAAGGCGAGGCGGCGCGCTGGGAAAAGGCCCGTTTTGGCGAGTTCCGCGTCATGCCCGATGGCCGTGCCTTGCTGGTCGGCATGCGCGGGCCGGAGCTGGAAAAGCTGTAG
- a CDS encoding metal-dependent hydrolase, whose translation MDNITHSVIGLGVGELVHRSLPPEPQAPAQRTRRALFLFTAWFASNAPDLDLVLTRLLPRPFGYMLHHRGHTHTLLLALPQALLLLALLWLLWPGARRLLKDSVPARVGLAACLLLGFCLHMGMDFLNSYGLHPFYPFDSRWLYGDMVFIVEPMFWVLLGVPVIMSLHYGIVKSVLLAGLTAALCFFTHKTYLAPASLAVLLGLGVILAVLQARAGERGRGPLLLAFALAATFIGTQGVASAIGRARVEAAVQRLDPGTRVWDVAMTAFPSNPLCWIYVSLDSKTDVYTLRRGTLSLLPASLAPAACPAGLVETGKRGQQLAPGIAVAAQATGSLAALRALQEENCYVDAWFRFARMPRLNADKLTDVRFNPGMLPNFTTVELQQFRGRPCPAYVPGWDRPRADMLETPKAARR comes from the coding sequence ATGGATAATATTACGCATTCGGTCATCGGCCTCGGGGTCGGCGAACTGGTACACCGCAGCCTGCCGCCCGAGCCGCAGGCCCCCGCACAGCGCACCCGGCGCGCGCTGTTTCTCTTTACGGCCTGGTTTGCCAGCAATGCGCCGGACCTGGACCTGGTGCTCACCAGATTGCTGCCGCGCCCGTTCGGCTACATGTTGCACCACCGGGGGCATACGCATACCTTGCTGCTGGCCTTGCCGCAGGCGCTGTTGCTGCTTGCCCTGCTGTGGCTGCTGTGGCCCGGCGCGCGCCGCCTGCTGAAGGACAGCGTGCCCGCCCGCGTGGGCCTGGCCGCCTGCCTGTTGCTGGGCTTTTGCCTGCACATGGGCATGGACTTCCTCAATTCCTACGGCTTGCACCCGTTTTACCCGTTCGACAGCCGCTGGCTGTATGGCGACATGGTCTTCATTGTCGAGCCCATGTTCTGGGTCTTGCTGGGCGTGCCCGTGATCATGTCCTTGCACTACGGCATCGTCAAAAGCGTGCTGCTGGCGGGGCTGACGGCGGCCCTGTGCTTCTTCACCCATAAAACCTATCTGGCACCCGCCTCGCTGGCCGTCTTGCTGGGGCTGGGCGTGATCCTGGCCGTGCTGCAGGCGCGCGCCGGCGAGCGGGGGCGCGGCCCTCTGCTGCTGGCGTTCGCGCTGGCCGCCACCTTCATCGGCACGCAGGGCGTGGCCTCGGCCATCGGCCGCGCCCGCGTCGAGGCGGCCGTGCAGCGGCTGGACCCGGGCACGCGCGTGTGGGATGTGGCGATGACGGCGTTTCCCAGCAACCCGCTGTGCTGGATCTATGTTTCACTCGACAGCAAGACGGACGTGTACACCTTGCGGCGCGGCACGTTGAGCCTGCTGCCCGCCTCGCTGGCGCCCGCCGCCTGCCCGGCCGGCCTGGTGGAGACGGGCAAACGGGGCCAGCAGCTGGCGCCCGGCATCGCCGTGGCGGCGCAGGCGACGGGCAGCCTGGCCGCCTTGCGCGCCTTGCAGGAGGAAAATTGCTATGTCGATGCCTGGTTCCGCTTTGCCCGCATGCCCAGGTTGAATGCGGACAAGCTGACGGACGTGCGCTTCAATCCCGGCATGCTGCCCAATTTCACCACGGTCGAGCTGCAGCAGTTCCGTGGCCGGCCATGTCCCGCCTACGTGCCGGGCTGGGACCGCCCGCGCGCCGACATGCTGGAGACGCCGAAAGCGGCGCGCCGATAG
- the ybaK gene encoding Cys-tRNA(Pro) deacylase — MAKKEHISETQATQMLRKHQVSFDEHPYPYEEHGGTSVSARELNVPEHAVIKTLVMQDEAARPMIVLMHGDCKVSTKNLARGIGCKSVEPCKPEVAQRHSGYLIGGTSPFGTKKAMPVYVEQSILALERIYINGGRRGFLVSLAPQVLLDLLQAKPVQCALAD; from the coding sequence ATGGCTAAAAAAGAGCATATTTCCGAAACCCAGGCGACGCAGATGCTGCGCAAGCATCAAGTTTCCTTCGATGAACACCCGTATCCGTACGAAGAGCACGGCGGCACCAGCGTCTCGGCGCGCGAGCTGAACGTGCCCGAGCATGCGGTGATCAAGACCCTCGTGATGCAGGACGAGGCGGCGCGGCCGATGATCGTGCTCATGCATGGGGATTGCAAGGTGTCGACCAAGAACCTGGCGCGTGGCATCGGCTGCAAGTCCGTCGAGCCGTGCAAGCCCGAAGTGGCGCAGCGCCATTCCGGCTACCTGATCGGCGGCACTTCGCCGTTCGGCACCAAAAAGGCCATGCCCGTGTACGTGGAGCAATCCATCCTGGCGCTCGAGCGTATCTATATCAATGGCGGGCGGCGCGGTTTCCTCGTCTCGCTGGCGCCGCAGGTATTGCTCGACTTGCTCCAGGCCAAGCCGGTGCAGTGCGCGCTGGCAGACTAA
- a CDS encoding cation:proton antiporter domain-containing protein gives MEEQHALPYLRETLLFLALAGIFIPLLQRLKVNQVLGFLAVGALFGPFGFGLWAGEFTWLTYFSFVRAEQVSGLAELGVMFLMFMIGLELSTERLWALRRWVFGAGVGQVAVSACLIGGVAYYFGLSLEASIVLGLVLSLSSTAVVMQLLTDQRSLQTPAGQAGFSILMFQDLMVVPLFILIDVFASGRSDDLAYLLSFAAVKSAGAILLIYLLGRRVIRPLFQFFVKKRQPDVFMALTLLSTLGIAGLTYLAGLSMALGALLAGLLLAETEFRHEVEVTIEPFKGLLMGLFFMSVGMQIDVREILKSPILIPLAVLSLFFLKTLVIGVIFRLGGFHWGRAVETGVLLGQGGEFAFIVVAYALGTKLIGPQVAQFVMLVVGLSLFATPALAKAARAFGNWWEKRHHHQLADLAQGALPPQGSTVIIAGFGRVGQLLAKVLTEQDIAYVAIENDARLVTTLHPRGFPVYFGDASRAELLQKVNADRAAAVVLTMDHAASVLHAVKSIRREYPLLPVYARARDEAHAVALMHAGATLVVPEALEAALQLTATVLHTAGLSEARAADIVQAERERRNAVLLAKKLS, from the coding sequence TTGGAAGAGCAGCACGCACTACCGTATTTACGAGAAACCCTGCTGTTTCTCGCCCTGGCCGGGATTTTTATTCCGTTATTGCAACGCCTGAAAGTCAACCAGGTGCTCGGTTTCCTGGCCGTCGGCGCCCTGTTCGGCCCGTTCGGCTTCGGCCTGTGGGCGGGCGAGTTCACGTGGCTGACGTATTTTTCGTTCGTCCGCGCCGAACAGGTGAGCGGCCTGGCCGAGCTGGGCGTGATGTTCCTGATGTTCATGATCGGCCTCGAGCTGTCGACAGAACGGCTGTGGGCGCTGCGGCGCTGGGTGTTTGGCGCGGGCGTGGGGCAGGTGGCCGTCAGCGCCTGCCTGATCGGCGGCGTCGCGTATTATTTCGGCCTGTCGCTGGAAGCGTCCATCGTGCTGGGCCTGGTGCTGTCGCTGTCGTCGACGGCCGTCGTGATGCAGTTGCTCACGGACCAGCGCTCCCTGCAGACGCCGGCCGGCCAGGCGGGTTTTTCCATCCTGATGTTCCAGGATTTGATGGTGGTGCCGCTGTTCATCCTCATCGACGTGTTCGCCAGCGGGCGCAGCGACGACCTGGCGTACCTGCTCAGCTTTGCGGCCGTGAAATCGGCCGGCGCCATCCTGTTGATCTACCTGCTCGGACGCCGGGTGATCCGCCCGCTGTTCCAGTTTTTCGTCAAGAAACGCCAGCCCGACGTCTTCATGGCCTTGACCTTGCTCAGTACGCTGGGCATCGCGGGCCTGACCTACCTGGCGGGCCTGTCGATGGCGCTGGGCGCCCTGCTGGCCGGTCTGCTGCTGGCGGAAACGGAATTCCGCCATGAGGTGGAAGTGACGATCGAGCCGTTCAAGGGCTTGTTGATGGGCCTGTTCTTCATGTCGGTGGGCATGCAGATCGACGTGCGCGAAATCCTCAAGTCGCCGATCTTGATTCCCTTGGCCGTGCTCAGCCTGTTTTTCCTGAAGACCCTCGTCATCGGCGTGATTTTCCGCCTGGGCGGTTTTCACTGGGGGCGCGCCGTGGAAACGGGCGTGCTGCTGGGGCAGGGCGGCGAGTTCGCCTTCATCGTCGTCGCGTATGCGCTCGGTACCAAGCTGATCGGACCGCAGGTGGCGCAGTTCGTCATGCTGGTGGTGGGCCTGAGCCTGTTCGCCACGCCGGCCCTGGCGAAGGCGGCGCGCGCGTTCGGCAACTGGTGGGAAAAGCGCCACCACCACCAGCTGGCCGACCTGGCGCAAGGGGCGCTGCCGCCGCAGGGCAGCACCGTCATCATCGCCGGTTTCGGCAGGGTGGGGCAGCTGCTGGCCAAGGTGCTGACGGAGCAGGATATCGCCTATGTCGCCATCGAAAACGATGCGCGGCTGGTGACGACCCTGCATCCGCGCGGCTTTCCCGTGTATTTCGGCGATGCGTCGCGCGCGGAATTGCTGCAAAAGGTGAATGCGGACCGGGCCGCGGCCGTCGTGCTGACCATGGACCATGCGGCGTCCGTGCTGCATGCCGTCAAGTCGATCCGCCGCGAGTATCCGCTGCTGCCCGTGTATGCGCGCGCCCGCGACGAAGCCCATGCGGTGGCCCTGATGCATGCGGGCGCCACGCTCGTCGTGCCCGAGGCGCTGGAAGCGGCGCTGCAGCTGACGGCCACCGTGCTGCACACGGCGGGCTTGAGCGAAGCGCGCGCGGCGGACATCGTGCAGGCCGAGCGCGAGCGGCGCAATGCCGTGTTGCTGGCGAAGAAGCTGTCGTAA
- a CDS encoding DUF2157 domain-containing protein, with the protein MDLRLAVYQLASGHALDAQQTRQLQDVAGFQREPARLAYWLPRGVAVLGAALLGMGLIFWVAANWEELGRTGRFALLQGVFAAACVAAFAVPKARVPLLLVAMLAIGGLFAYFGQTYQTGADPWQLFAVWAALALPLCLVARSDVLWTPWMLIVSTGATLWIQAHTRHSWSVESADLPVFVGGWLAVLLACAFVSPLLARWTGAASWALRLGLVLLTILITGSAVTALFGNTIESPYWAGLGLLAVAAILLSMSKFSDVFGLSAVTLGINTLLVGGLAHWLFNGNGGEVGSLVILGLVAAVMLALSVQGILWRARKEAA; encoded by the coding sequence ATGGATTTACGCCTCGCCGTGTACCAGCTCGCCTCGGGCCATGCGCTCGATGCCCAACAAACCCGGCAGTTGCAGGACGTGGCCGGTTTCCAGCGCGAACCCGCGCGCCTGGCGTACTGGCTGCCGCGCGGCGTGGCCGTGCTGGGCGCCGCGCTGCTGGGCATGGGCCTGATCTTCTGGGTCGCCGCCAACTGGGAAGAGCTGGGCAGGACGGGCCGCTTTGCCCTGCTGCAAGGCGTGTTTGCCGCCGCCTGCGTGGCCGCGTTTGCCGTGCCGAAGGCGCGCGTGCCGCTGCTGCTGGTGGCCATGCTGGCCATCGGCGGCCTGTTCGCCTACTTTGGCCAGACCTACCAGACGGGCGCCGATCCGTGGCAACTGTTTGCCGTGTGGGCCGCGCTGGCGCTGCCGCTGTGCCTGGTGGCGCGCAGCGACGTGCTGTGGACGCCGTGGATGCTGATCGTGTCGACGGGGGCGACCCTGTGGATACAGGCGCATACGCGCCACAGCTGGAGCGTCGAGTCGGCCGACCTGCCTGTCTTTGTCGGCGGCTGGCTGGCCGTGCTGCTGGCCTGCGCCTTCGTTTCGCCCCTGCTGGCGCGCTGGACGGGCGCCGCTTCCTGGGCCCTGCGCCTGGGCCTGGTGCTGCTCACCATCCTCATCACGGGCTCGGCCGTCACTGCCCTGTTCGGCAACACCATCGAGTCGCCGTACTGGGCAGGGCTGGGCTTGCTGGCCGTCGCCGCCATCCTGTTGTCGATGAGTAAATTTTCCGACGTGTTCGGCCTCAGCGCCGTCACGCTCGGCATCAACACCCTGCTGGTGGGCGGCCTCGCGCACTGGCTGTTCAACGGCAATGGCGGCGAAGTGGGCAGCCTGGTCATCCTGGGCCTGGTAGCCGCCGTCATGCTGGCGCTGAGCGTGCAAGGCATCCTGTGGCGCGCGCGCAAGGAGGCGGCATGA
- a CDS encoding ion transporter has translation MKAAPRSGAAPLTPQQVAAQETQQKYGKPERGWREKVYTVIFEAETRTGRAFDLLLIGAILMSVTVVVLSSVASVAERYGTWLTALEWFFTFLFTAEYFARLSCLQHPVRYAKSFFGIIDLLAIVPTYIGLLLPGAHVLIDVRILRLLRMFRILKLTSYVHEYTVLGRALLASRRKILIFLSFVMMVVFLLGTVMYVVEGPDNGFSSIPTSIYWAISTMTTVGFGDITPKTDIGRTIASLMMLLGWGILAVPTGIISAEMTVQRSSKLVTTRTCPTCLKEGLDDDANFCKNCGVDLPPLILD, from the coding sequence ATGAAAGCCGCGCCCAGGAGCGGAGCGGCACCGTTGACGCCGCAGCAAGTTGCCGCGCAGGAAACGCAGCAGAAATACGGCAAGCCCGAGCGGGGCTGGCGCGAGAAGGTGTACACCGTCATCTTCGAGGCGGAAACGCGCACGGGCCGCGCCTTCGACCTGCTGCTGATCGGCGCCATCCTGATGAGCGTGACGGTGGTCGTGCTCAGCAGTGTCGCTTCCGTGGCCGAGCGCTACGGCACCTGGCTGACGGCGCTCGAATGGTTTTTCACCTTTTTATTTACGGCCGAATATTTCGCCCGCCTGTCGTGCCTGCAGCATCCGGTGCGCTATGCCAAGAGTTTCTTCGGCATTATCGACTTGCTGGCCATCGTGCCGACCTACATCGGCTTGCTGCTGCCGGGCGCGCACGTGCTGATCGACGTGCGCATCCTGCGCCTGCTGCGCATGTTCCGTATCCTCAAGCTCACTTCCTATGTGCATGAATATACGGTGCTGGGGCGCGCCCTGCTGGCCAGCCGGCGCAAGATCCTCATCTTCCTGTCGTTCGTGATGATGGTGGTATTTCTGCTGGGCACTGTGATGTATGTCGTGGAAGGGCCAGATAACGGTTTCAGCAGTATCCCGACGTCGATATACTGGGCCATCAGCACCATGACCACCGTGGGCTTCGGCGATATCACGCCGAAGACCGACATCGGGCGCACCATCGCCTCGTTGATGATGCTGCTGGGCTGGGGCATCCTGGCAGTGCCTACCGGCATTATCAGCGCCGAAATGACGGTACAGCGCAGCTCCAAGCTGGTCACCACGCGTACCTGCCCCACGTGCCTGAAGGAAGGACTCGATGACGACGCCAATTTCTGCAAGAACTGCGGCGTCGATTTGCCGCCATTGATACTCGATTAA
- a CDS encoding DsbA family oxidoreductase — MSSTSATPTPVRIDFVSDVSCPWCVIGLKSLEQALGNLQDSVQAEIHFQPFELNASMPAEGEDIGEHIARKYGSTEEQMAQSREAIRARGEQLGFTFAMDKRGRIYNTFDAHRLLHWAALQGRQKELKMALFDAYFTQGQNPSSHAVLLTVAGDAGLDTAKAAEVLASNAYADEVRAQEQFYQQNGINSVPAVIINERHLISGGQPPEVFEQALRQIIASA; from the coding sequence ATGAGTTCCACCTCCGCCACACCCACTCCCGTCCGTATCGACTTCGTCTCCGACGTCTCCTGTCCCTGGTGCGTGATCGGCCTGAAATCGCTGGAGCAAGCCTTGGGCAATCTGCAGGACAGCGTCCAGGCCGAGATCCATTTCCAGCCCTTCGAGCTGAATGCCAGCATGCCGGCCGAAGGCGAGGATATCGGCGAACACATCGCCCGCAAATACGGTTCCACCGAAGAACAGATGGCGCAATCGCGCGAAGCGATCCGCGCGCGCGGCGAGCAACTGGGCTTTACCTTTGCCATGGACAAGCGCGGCCGCATCTACAACACCTTCGATGCGCACCGCCTGCTGCACTGGGCCGCACTGCAAGGGCGCCAGAAGGAACTCAAGATGGCGCTGTTCGATGCATATTTCACGCAGGGCCAGAATCCGTCCTCGCACGCGGTGCTGCTGACAGTGGCCGGCGACGCGGGACTGGACACGGCGAAAGCGGCCGAGGTGCTGGCATCGAACGCCTACGCGGACGAGGTACGCGCGCAGGAACAGTTCTATCAGCAAAACGGCATCAACTCCGTGCCGGCCGTCATCATCAACGAGCGCCACCTGATTTCCGGCGGCCAGCCGCCCGAAGTGTTCGAGCAAGCCTTGCGCCAGATCATCGCCAGCGCCTGA